The Mycosarcoma maydis chromosome 8, whole genome shotgun sequence DNA segment CTGAtcgtattcacgattcagccGCAGagaagtcacgagtcacgagccTTGAGTGAtgtacagtcgtgagtcgtgagttgtgagtgattcgtgattcacgatttgtgcTGCGAAGATCCATCCATGATAGACACGCGTGACGAGATACGGTACCAAAATTCAAAAACCGTCTGTGAGACTAACGACTAGACCCTTGACCTCCACATCAAGCTGAGCTCACAAAACGCTGAGTTTGCATTCGCTGAACTCAAAGCAACCACCTTCGACACAAACAATACACAAGTTCCTCCTTGTAGACCGTCCACATCACTGGGCGAGAAGACTCAACGCCCGAAGATGTTGCCGCACAGTGGCATCCTGCAGAGAGCTGGCTTACTGCCTTTTCATTGTCAGATTGTCAATTCGATCGTTCCCAGACACGATGACAGCCCAGACGAGGGCGATgctctcgtcatcgttgcACGAGGCCTCGGACTTCGCAGGATCGTCAGTACGATCTTGCGCATCTATGACTCACCGAATAGTCTCGTGATCCTGGTGAACGCTACGTCAGAGGAAGAGAGTGGAATCGGGGAAGAGCTCACAACGCTTGGTGTTCGAAAACCGGGACTTCGAGCCATCCATCACGAGATGCCAGCTAAGCAGAGGTCGGAGATGTATCTTTCTGGAGGTCTCATGAGCATCACATCACGAATTCTTGTAGTAGATATGCTCAACAAAAGAATTCCGACAGGACTCATCACTGGACTTGTTGTTCTCCACGCCGAAAAAGTCACTCCAACGTCGGTCGAAGCTTTCATTGCAAGGATCTATCGTCAAGAGAACAAGGAGGGCTTCCTCAAGGCTTTCTCGGATTATCCAGAGCATTTCACTATGGGAATAAGCCCTTTACAGACGGTGCTAAGCCAGCTTCGCATCAGAAGGGTGGAACTTTGGCCGCGATTTCACCAACAGACGAGTAAAGACCTAGGTCAACGTAAGGCAGATGTGATCGAGCTTCATCAGCCATTGAGTCGATCGATGCGTAACATTCAAACGGCGATCATAGAATGTCTTGAAGCGTCCTTATCGGAGCTCAAACGAGGAAACGCGAATGTGAGCCACTTCGTCCCGTACAGACAGGAGCAGTCGAACGATGCCCGAATGCTGACAATCCTTTCGAGACGATCCCTGTTGCGCAACAGGTCGAGACAGATGACTTTTCTATCGAGCATGCCATTTTCCGGGCTTTCGACGTTGTCGTCCGAAGGCAGCTGGATCCTATCTGGCATCAAGTCAGCGCTAAGACAAAGCAGCTTGTCGGGGATCTGACGACGCTTCGTAATCTGCTCAAGTGGGTTCTTCCGTACGACATTTCTGCTGCAAGCACAAGGTCCTGACCTTTATTGCCACTGATCCTCCCTTCGACAGCTATCTACTGACGTACGACTCTGTGACGTTCAACTCTTATCTCGAAACGATCCTGGCGTCCAGCACAACAACTTCCAAGGGCACCACCCGTCAGAACCAATCTTCATGGCTCTTTATGGACGCGGCAAACATCATCTTCCACGAGGCGAAACGACGAGTTTACATTTGGGATGAATCTCGTCCTCAGCAACCGCGAATCGAAGACTCAGAATATCCAGATGATGAGGAGGCGCTTCGGGAAGCAGAGGGAAGCCGAGAACCCTTCAAACCAGCCCATCACGGGCCAATTCCACCAGAAGTCGAGTCTGTGCTGGAGGAGAACCCAAAATGGCAACTGCTGCAAGAGGTGCTAGACGAAGTAGAGCAAGAGATTCACTTCAACGTTGCTGCATCCGGTAAGTCTGTGCACTTGTCGGCGTCTAAGAATCTTTGCTAATTCATACATTTTGGCCATGCCCTAGATTCGGGGGCAGGGAATACTATTCTGATCATGTGCGGCTCCGAGAGAACCAGCACGCAACTGCGACAGATCATTTCCTCGATGGACGAATGTCCGCCTGGAGCACCAGGGAAAAAGCTGATGCAAAAACTTTTGCGGTCATACTTCCTATGGAAGGGTGGTCTGGGCAAGTTGAACGCTGAACGAAAGGACGGACAAGGAAGTGGCGAATCTCGAGCTCTCCAGAATGCAGTTGACGGATCTTTGCCGAAAGCTGGTCCTATCAACGAGGCCTTGAAGCGAAAAGCGGCCTATGAAAGGGGGCAACAAACCTCTGCCATGAAAAGGCGGCGTCAGCGCGGTGGATCTTCTGCGCAAAGTGCAAGTGGAAGGTTCAACAGTGCGACGAATGCGGCAGGGCAGGCCAGCTTCCAGGCCGAGGCAGCACAAGTTTCCAAATTGTGAGTGCAGACTTAGTACCATCGTTCATCCTCGATGTACGATTCCTATAGTGCTAACTCTTATTTTGAACGATTACGATTGCAGTATTGCATCTGCGGCAAACGGCAACGAGGACGGATCTCACACGCTTGAAGCTCCGCTTGATGCCGAGCAGATCTCCGACGAAATCGACGAGGTTGAATTTGATGCATTCTTCGGAATGCTCAGCATGGAAAATCTGGTGGTAGTACGTTCGTATCGCggcgaccaagacgacaaGGTCCTCCAGGAGCTTCGACCTCGTTTTGTGATCATGTATGATCCTGATCCGGCCTTCGTGCGGAGGGTTGAAGTGTACCGAAGCACGAACCAAGGCGTCGGCGTACGAGTGTACTTCATGATCTACTCCGATTCTGTCGAGGAGCAGAGATACCTCAGCGCACTTCGGAGGGAGAAGGAGTCTTTCGAGAGGCTCATTCGAGAGAAGTCGATGATGGCTTTGCCACTCTCCGCGGATGGCCGACCGATTGCTGAAGACGCCGACCAACGATTCCTTCGAACCATCAGCAGCCGTGTGGCAGGGGGACAAAGGTCAGCGACTGCCGAGCCCCCTCGCATCATTGTTGATATGCGAGAGTTCAGGTCTAGCTTGCCATCCAtgctgcacgctgctgACATTCAGGTCGTGCCCTGCACTCTACAAGTTGGTGATTACGTCTTAACACCGACTATGTGTGTCGAGCGCAAAAGTCTTACAGACTTGGTGCAGAGTTTCAACTCGGGTCGACTATACGCGCAGTGCGAACTTATGTGTGTTCACTACCAGCATCCGATCTTACTGATCGAGTTCGATCAAGATAAATCATTCTCGCTGAAGTCGACCAATGATGGGAAAGCTACCGGGCGAAACAGTGGCACGGAGCTTGACGTCCAGGCCAAGCTTGTTTTGCTGACCTTGGCATTTCCGAGACTGCGCATCATCTGGTCAAGTTCCCCCTTCGCCACTTCCGACATCTTTGCTGATCTGAAGCAAAACTTTGACGAGCCGGATGCTGCCAAGGTAGCACTGGTGGGTCTGGACGACATTCTGGAAGCAGAGGGCGGCATTACCAGTGAGACAACGAAACGCGCCGATTGGCagtcgtcgagcgagcaCTCCTTCAATCTTGGCCCGCAAGACCTTCTTCGAGCTCTACCCGGTGTTACCACTAAAAACTTCCGATACATCATGAGTCAGGTACGGGACATTTCAGATCTCTGCAATATGACGCAGGAGGAGCTCGGTGAGCTCATTGGCGTCGAaccagctcggcagctAACACGGTTCATCGAAAGAGGGCTATAACTAACTAATGTCAATCACACGAAGTTGGTCTTGATTTGAACACGATGATGAAATCACATCGACATCCCGCAGAATCGGTCTGAGGAGAATTCTGCCGCGTCTCAGGTTCGTGTTCATACTGCAGTTCAGTCACAAGCCCTTGAACTTGAGCTTGCActcgaatcatgaatggcTTGTTCGCGGTCCCCTTCCGGTAATTTCCGTAGTTAAGTTAACTCATGCCTGCTTCAAGTGGTGGATCGCAATCGTGACCATCCTTGAATCACAGACATATAGGGCGTGACACTCTCAGCGACACCGCAACGGGCACCAACATCCTAGACACTTGTAGCATTGATTTGTATTGATGAGTGGAAGGTTTTAACAAGACACCGGACCCTCCAGAGGAGATAGTAATTTTCGGGTCAAGATTCAAGGTGGGGCGAGGGAGGAGCTTGAATGAACCAACACTTAGGTGCTGCGAGCGATCTCCTcggccttcttcttgacgtCGTCGATACCACCGCACATGTAGAAAGCGGACTCAGGAAGAGCATCGTGGTCACCACGAAGGATCTCCTTGCaggccgagatggtgtccttgagcgagacgagcttgccctCGATACCAGTGAAGACCTGAGCGACAGCGAAGGGCTGGCTCATGAAACGCTGG contains these protein-coding regions:
- a CDS encoding ssDNA endodeoxyribonuclease RAD1 (related to RAD1 - component of the nucleotide excision repairosome), translating into MLPHSGILQRAGLLPFHCQIVNSIVPRHDDSPDEGDALVIVARGLGLRRIVSTILRIYDSPNSLVILVNATSEEESGIGEELTTLGVRKPGLRAIHHEMPAKQRSEMYLSGGLMSITSRILVVDMLNKRIPTGLITGLVVLHAEKVTPTSVEAFIARIYRQENKEGFLKAFSDYPEHFTMGISPLQTVLSQLRIRRVELWPRFHQQTSKDLGQRKADVIELHQPLSRSMRNIQTAIIECLEASLSELKRGNANVETDDFSIEHAIFRAFDVVVRRQLDPIWHQVSAKTKQLVGDLTTLRNLLNYLLTYDSVTFNSYLETILASSTTTSKGTTRQNQSSWLFMDAANIIFHEAKRRVYIWDESRPQQPRIEDSEYPDDEEALREAEGSREPFKPAHHGPIPPEVESVLEENPKWQLLQEVLDEVEQEIHFNVAASDSGAGNTILIMCGSERTSTQLRQIISSMDECPPGAPGKKLMQKLLRSYFLWKGGLGKLNAERKDGQGSGESRALQNAVDGSLPKAGPINEALKRKAAYERGQQTSAMKRRRQRGGSSAQSASGRFNSATNAAGQASFQAEAAQVSKFIASAANGNEDGSHTLEAPLDAEQISDEIDEVEFDAFFGMLSMENLVVVRSYRGDQDDKVLQELRPRFVIMYDPDPAFVRRVEVYRSTNQGVGVRVYFMIYSDSVEEQRYLSALRREKESFERLIREKSMMALPLSADGRPIAEDADQRFLRTISSRVAGGQRSATAEPPRIIVDMREFRSSLPSMLHAADIQVVPCTLQVGDYVLTPTMCVERKSLTDLVQSFNSGRLYAQCELMCVHYQHPILLIEFDQDKSFSLKSTNDGKATGRNSGTELDVQAKLVLLTLAFPRLRIIWSSSPFATSDIFADLKQNFDEPDAAKVALVGLDDILEAEGGITSETTKRADWQSSSEHSFNLGPQDLLRALPGVTTKNFRYIMSQVRDISDLCNMTQEELGELIGVEPARQLTRFIERGL